One Helicobacter suis HS1 genomic window, GTTTTAGAAAAATTACAAGACAAACTCCAAGATAAGCTTTATCAACTCATTGCACAGGCTAAATTTAGCCCCCAAGCCCCCTATAATCTTTACGATCTTTTAGATATAGATCGAAGAGTTGGGGATCTAGCTTTAAAAACTCTATGCCAACAACGCAAGGTGATACGGTTATGCCATAACGTGTTTGTGCAAAAAGAAGCCTTAGAGGAGATGGTGTGTTTAATGAGAGATTTATTAAACACGCATAGGAGTTTAGATATTCATTTACTTAAAGAGAATCTATCTCTCTCACGCAAATACTGCATCGCCTATTTAGAATATTTTGATCATTTAGGTTATACCCATAATCAAAATGGCCAACGCACCCTTAAATCTTAACCCAATTAAGGCATGTAGTGAATTACATTGGCTCTAAACGCAGGTTATCTAGTTTTTTACTCAGTAGTATTCAGGATACTTTAAGATCCCATGGGGTTTTGCTTGCAGACTGCGTTTTTACCGATCTCTTTTCCGGAACAGCAGCAGTAGGGAGGTTATTTAAAAACCATGTTAAACAAGTACTAAGTAATGATCAAGAGTTTTATAGCTTTGTACTAGCCAAGCATTATATTGAAAACACACAACCCTTAAAACGGGCTATCAAACTTATCAATACCCTTAATCATCTCCGGCCTATCAAGGGTAAAATTTATAAACACTACGCTTTAGGGGGCGGTGAGAAGCGGCAGTATTTTAGCGATACAAATGCCATGAAAATTGATAGCATGCGTACCCAGATTGCGCGCTGGCAAGAAAAACAAGCCATCACTCAAGCCGAATTTTACTTTTTACTCACCTCGCTTTTAGAGTGTGCGGATAAAGTGGCTAACACAGCCTCTATTTATGGCGCCTTTTTAAAACATCTTAAAAAAA contains:
- a CDS encoding DNA adenine methylase — protein: MNYIGSKRRLSSFLLSSIQDTLRSHGVLLADCVFTDLFSGTAAVGRLFKNHVKQVLSNDQEFYSFVLAKHYIENTQPLKRAIKLINTLNHLRPIKGKIYKHYALGGGEKRQYFSDTNAMKIDSMRTQIARWQEKQAITQAEFYFLLTSLLECADKVANTASIYGAFLKHLKKSAQQDLFLSPAALELSMNSHYAYQTDASKLIRQIKTDVLYLDPPYNQREYGANYHILNSIAIYDDFIPQGKTGLRVYQKSAWCNKHAAYKALEYVIKHTNARFIFLSYNNEGLLNLEEIKTLFSKHGNYSLKSQVYNRFKANSSPKKESTIEYLHGLEKLTKSS